One window of the Falco biarmicus isolate bFalBia1 chromosome 2, bFalBia1.pri, whole genome shotgun sequence genome contains the following:
- the FAM3B gene encoding protein FAM3B — protein MWLNRHYLLKLVGVLLTALAGWYLGYLLCAFVSKTTITASIANLQDIGKKPVLRAPVPKRQKCDHWSPCSPGDYAYRILSGGGTGKLAKICFDDELLISKEKGNVGRGINIAIVDYKTGKVTSAEFFDMWEGDHSGEMMTFIKNAPEGSLLLMVTHDDGSTRLKNDAKKLVEELGSKEIWNMKFRSSWAFIAAKGFKLPDNIQKEKINHSDKKRNRYGGWPAEIQIEGCIPRSLI, from the exons ATGTGGCTGAACCGGCACT ATCTGTTGAAATTAGTAGGAGTCCTGTTGACAGCGTTGGCTGGTTGGTACTTGGGATACTTACTCTGTGCTTTTGTATCCAAAACCACCATAACAGCATCCATTGCTAATCTTCAAGACATTGGAAAGAAACCAGTATTGAGGG CTCCAGTCCCAAAAAGGCAGAAGTGTGATCACTGGTCTCCCTGCTCACCTGGGGATTATGCCTATCGGATTCTTAGTGGTGGCGGCACGGGAAAGCTAGCTAAGATTTGTTTTGATGATGAGTT GCTTATAAGCAAAGAGAAGGGTAATGTTGGAAGAGGTATAAACATTGCCATTGTCGATt ataaaacaggaaaagttaCATCAGCAGAATTTTTTGACATGTGGGAAGGAG ACCACTCAGGAGAGATGAtgactttcattaaaaatgcaccAGAAGGGTCCCTCCTTTTGATGGTGACTCATGATGATGGAAGCACCCG GTTGAAAAATGATGCCAAAAAATTAGTAGAAGAGCTGGGAAGTAAAGAAATATGGAATATGAAGTTCAGGTCAAGCTGGGCTTTTATAGCTGCCAAAGGCTTCAAGCTGCCAGATAATatccaaaaagaaaag ataAACCACTCTGACAAGAAGAGGAACAGATACGGTGGCTGGCCAGCTGAAATCCAAATAGAAGGCTGTATCCCAAGAAGCCTGATCTGA